From the Bacteroidia bacterium genome, one window contains:
- a CDS encoding HTH domain-containing protein: MAIYSYLELAYDVLKASEQPLTYQEIWNLGVDRRLADKIRTKGKTPWQSLGAQLYVEVRDNEDSRFIKVGKRPARFFLKERERELQPDSVAKIEKEEAKKKETKTTYHERDLHPLLTYFAYANPTFNRGRSILTKTIYHEKSQRSGYNEWVHPDIVGFYLPLDDWRPDVIEFNRLSDNNSLRLFSFELKRSLTKGNYREAYFQAVSNSSWAHEGYLVAAEILQDDEFLAELERLASSFGIGIIHLDPTDIDSSSILYPARGRAILDWETINKLCEQNTDFEKFLQDVKIDFESKRIHRAEYDEVVKDIQYYIKDKLKIEGTT, translated from the coding sequence ATGGCCATTTATTCCTACCTTGAACTCGCCTACGATGTTCTCAAAGCGTCGGAACAGCCTTTAACTTACCAGGAGATCTGGAATCTTGGTGTGGATAGGCGATTGGCGGACAAAATCAGGACAAAAGGCAAAACACCTTGGCAAAGTCTCGGCGCTCAACTTTACGTGGAGGTTCGGGACAATGAGGACTCCCGCTTCATAAAGGTCGGAAAACGGCCCGCGAGATTTTTCCTGAAAGAACGGGAAAGGGAACTGCAACCTGACTCTGTTGCCAAAATCGAAAAGGAAGAAGCAAAGAAGAAAGAAACGAAAACAACGTATCACGAGCGAGACCTCCATCCCCTTCTCACCTATTTCGCCTACGCCAATCCCACCTTCAACCGAGGCCGATCGATTTTAACGAAAACGATCTATCATGAGAAGTCGCAGCGATCAGGCTACAATGAGTGGGTTCATCCGGATATCGTTGGGTTCTACCTCCCTCTGGATGACTGGCGACCCGATGTGATCGAGTTTAACCGCTTGTCGGACAACAACTCCCTTCGACTGTTTTCGTTCGAGCTTAAGCGGAGTCTGACAAAAGGCAACTACAGAGAAGCATACTTTCAGGCCGTCTCCAATTCATCATGGGCACACGAGGGCTACCTGGTCGCCGCCGAGATCCTTCAGGACGACGAATTTCTTGCAGAACTCGAGCGACTTGCCTCCTCCTTCGGCATCGGCATCATACACCTAGACCCTACAGACATCGACAGCTCAAGCATTCTCTACCCAGCTCGAGGGAGGGCCATACTTGATTGGGAGACCATCAACAAGCTGTGTGAGCAAAACACAGATTTCGAGAAATTCTTGCAGGATGTGAAGATCGATTTCGAGTCGAAGCGGATTCACCGGGCTGAGTATGATGAGGTGGTGAAGGATATTCAGTATTACATCAAAGACAAGCTAAAGATCGAAGGGACCACCTAG
- a CDS encoding DUF4041 domain-containing protein, producing the protein MSFKDIFNASSIRKENERLQKFIEEVGAGDALKLKSKIEEMEIELKRISEKNVILQSEMHQIEKEISQKKSEIIVLDEEILLESFALYKPKYDFMSSDEYKDRLTECRDKQKDLIKSGMAVLANESWTVNNSKAEGKKMVNDMKKLILRSFNNECDYCVDNVKFNNMDSQEKRIEKSFETLNKLGRIMNAKITDAYKKLKYEELFLAFEYQQKKQEEKEEQKRVREELREQQKLEQEIRQARERIAKEKKHFNQAIKDLEKKLSEASDESMRNQILEKLEEVKGQFNELEKEEKVIDYREQNAKAGYVYIISNIGAFGENVYKIGMTRRLEPMDRIDELGDASVPFSFDVHGLIFSDNAPALEAKLQEHFYEGRLNKMNHRKEFYRADIFEIEKVVKENYDKVVDIVKEAPAEQYRESMKLN; encoded by the coding sequence ATGAGCTTCAAGGATATTTTCAATGCATCTTCGATTCGAAAGGAAAATGAAAGACTTCAAAAATTCATCGAAGAAGTCGGTGCAGGCGATGCACTTAAATTGAAAAGTAAAATCGAAGAGATGGAGATTGAGTTAAAAAGGATCTCAGAGAAAAACGTAATTCTCCAATCAGAGATGCATCAAATAGAGAAAGAGATTAGTCAGAAAAAATCAGAAATCATTGTTTTAGATGAAGAAATACTTCTTGAATCATTTGCGTTATACAAACCGAAATATGATTTCATGAGCAGCGATGAATACAAAGATCGTCTTACTGAATGTAGAGATAAGCAAAAAGATTTAATCAAATCTGGGATGGCTGTCCTGGCGAATGAAAGTTGGACCGTAAACAACAGCAAGGCCGAGGGTAAGAAAATGGTGAACGACATGAAAAAGCTCATCCTTCGGTCGTTCAACAATGAATGTGATTACTGTGTCGACAATGTCAAGTTCAACAACATGGATTCTCAGGAGAAAAGAATTGAGAAATCGTTCGAGACTTTGAACAAACTTGGACGAATTATGAATGCAAAGATAACCGACGCATATAAAAAATTAAAGTATGAGGAACTTTTCTTAGCTTTCGAGTATCAGCAGAAAAAACAAGAGGAGAAAGAAGAGCAAAAGCGTGTGCGTGAAGAATTACGGGAGCAGCAGAAATTGGAGCAGGAGATCAGGCAGGCAAGGGAAAGGATAGCAAAGGAAAAGAAGCACTTCAATCAAGCAATAAAGGACCTTGAAAAGAAGTTGAGTGAAGCGTCTGATGAATCCATGCGAAATCAGATACTTGAAAAACTCGAAGAGGTGAAAGGACAGTTCAATGAGCTTGAGAAAGAAGAAAAGGTCATTGACTATAGAGAACAGAATGCAAAAGCAGGATACGTGTACATTATCTCCAACATCGGCGCCTTCGGTGAGAATGTTTATAAAATTGGTATGACGCGAAGGCTTGAACCCATGGATCGAATCGATGAGCTGGGTGATGCATCTGTACCCTTCTCCTTTGACGTTCACGGCTTAATATTTTCCGATAATGCTCCGGCGCTAGAAGCAAAACTCCAGGAGCATTTCTACGAAGGACGGTTAAACAAGATGAATCATCGGAAGGAGTTTTACAGAGCGGATATTTTTGAAATCGAAAAGGTTGTTAAGGAGAATTACGATAAGGTGGTTGACATCGTGAAGGAAGCCCCAGCCGAGCAATATCGCGAAAGCATGAAACTTAATTGA
- a CDS encoding IS630 family transposase produces the protein MEKQDARTLSPEAQEQLRKQAIRLRKTGMTYTEISQIIDASRNSVSIWCRQYEEHGASAIKSKKRGIKEGMNRTLTQAQEDEVQRCIIDKMPDQLKLSFALWTRQAVVELIKLRFGITMPIRTVGHYLKRWGFTPQKPTKRSYEQRPEAVRAWIEEEYPAIQERAKAENAEIHWGDETGVRSDSQHGRSYAPKGSTPVVRLSAKYTSVNMISTVTNQGLVRWMIYDGTLNAQVFIKFLKRLIRGAEGRKIFLILDNLKMHHAKIVKEWLIEHSNEIEIFYLPSYSPELNPDEYLNCDLKAGVHSKPPIRDKQKLKDAISSHMQMLNKSPKCVMKYFTHPSIRYAA, from the coding sequence ATGGAAAAACAAGATGCACGAACGCTGTCTCCCGAGGCTCAGGAACAATTGCGCAAGCAAGCGATCCGTCTGCGCAAAACGGGCATGACGTACACAGAAATTTCTCAAATCATCGATGCAAGTAGGAATAGCGTTTCCATTTGGTGCCGGCAGTACGAAGAACATGGTGCAAGCGCAATCAAGTCCAAAAAGCGTGGCATTAAAGAGGGCATGAACAGAACGCTGACCCAGGCGCAGGAAGACGAAGTCCAGCGTTGCATCATTGATAAGATGCCTGATCAACTCAAGCTCAGTTTTGCCCTGTGGACGCGTCAAGCTGTCGTGGAACTGATTAAGCTCCGGTTTGGAATCACCATGCCTATTCGCACCGTCGGACATTATCTCAAACGCTGGGGATTTACACCCCAAAAGCCAACAAAACGCTCGTACGAGCAACGTCCAGAAGCGGTGCGTGCCTGGATTGAGGAGGAATACCCCGCTATTCAGGAGCGTGCAAAAGCAGAGAATGCCGAGATCCATTGGGGGGACGAAACTGGCGTACGCAGTGACAGTCAGCATGGTCGCAGTTATGCACCAAAGGGTAGTACACCCGTCGTCCGACTGTCGGCAAAGTACACATCGGTCAATATGATATCGACAGTGACCAATCAGGGCTTGGTTCGGTGGATGATCTACGATGGCACACTGAACGCGCAGGTGTTCATCAAGTTCCTGAAGCGTTTGATACGTGGAGCAGAAGGGCGTAAGATCTTCCTGATCTTGGACAATCTTAAAATGCACCATGCAAAGATTGTCAAAGAGTGGCTGATCGAGCACTCCAACGAAATCGAAATATTCTACCTCCCCTCGTATTCTCCCGAACTGAATCCTGACGAGTACCTCAATTGTGATTTGAAGGCAGGCGTGCACTCGAAGCCGCCTATCCGTGACAAGCAAAAGCTGAAAGACGCCATTTCTTCGCATATGCAGATGCTCAACAAATCTCCAAAGTGCGTTATGAAATATTTTACTCATCCGTCGATCAGGTACGCTGCATGA
- a CDS encoding HNH endonuclease translates to MRICIYCKREKSTSEFNLEHVIPRSFGCPNSLQINCVCEECNSFFGRTIDRVLAYDSRESVLRLELLKSGRRNKSRFLVKQSRVSQRIPLERKFGDFAGLYVEPIAGPKLSIHLLPQIKLIGSMGEIELIKIADISRFNYLYFRSKVKTFKEAGSVTVYAGSEVEMRIAQRKLEKYGIMKNFKDFTLIMNNNLLEDGKLIVYIEGQVSTEIYRAYGKIALNYAALKYGPGFVLQSQFDNIREFVLTDNIPNQSVSFSDKGKYPEDLVNKHAISIVTEGTSIYAYASLFAQTGFIYKILLSSWSVIPSVSASSIVVDPIKKEIQQQSGNILFINR, encoded by the coding sequence ATGCGGATATGTATTTACTGCAAGCGAGAAAAGTCAACATCGGAGTTTAACTTGGAACACGTAATACCAAGATCATTTGGCTGTCCTAATAGCTTGCAAATTAATTGTGTATGCGAAGAATGCAATAGTTTCTTCGGTCGCACAATTGATAGAGTACTGGCGTATGACAGCAGAGAATCTGTGTTGAGATTGGAACTTCTAAAATCCGGCAGAAGGAACAAGAGCAGATTCCTTGTAAAGCAAAGTCGCGTTAGTCAGCGAATTCCCCTAGAGCGCAAATTTGGCGATTTCGCAGGATTATACGTAGAACCGATCGCTGGTCCTAAGCTCTCTATTCATTTGTTGCCACAAATAAAATTGATAGGTAGCATGGGAGAAATAGAGCTAATAAAAATTGCTGATATATCTAGATTTAACTATTTATATTTTCGTTCTAAAGTAAAGACATTCAAAGAAGCTGGTTCTGTTACTGTTTACGCAGGTTCTGAGGTAGAAATGAGGATTGCCCAGCGCAAGTTAGAAAAATATGGTATAATGAAAAATTTTAAGGATTTTACTTTGATAATGAACAATAACTTATTAGAAGATGGCAAACTTATTGTATATATTGAAGGCCAAGTCAGTACTGAGATATACAGAGCTTATGGGAAAATTGCATTGAATTATGCTGCTCTAAAGTACGGGCCCGGCTTTGTCCTACAGTCTCAATTTGATAATATACGTGAATTTGTATTGACAGATAACATCCCGAATCAATCTGTATCATTCTCCGACAAAGGTAAATATCCAGAAGATTTAGTTAACAAGCATGCGATATCTATCGTAACAGAGGGAACAAGCATTTATGCATATGCTTCACTTTTTGCACAGACGGGTTTTATTTACAAGATATTACTTAGCAGTTGGAGTGTTATTCCAAGCGTATCCGCTTCTAGCATAGTGGTGGATCCTATAAAAAAGGAAATCCAACAACAAAGTGGAAATATATTGTTTATTAATCGCTAG
- a CDS encoding SEC-C domain-containing protein: protein MILTPNTPLLISDAILGFCRKIVPGEEPIYVDVRPVKDGERMDCFPIVEKWIEKKGGCAAYGWLIWELPTVYVEAEFHSMWESEDGTLLDLTPKIFGCNTVLFLRDRNMRYENKQTDNIRLALMDHAAVHTLLAMAAREFEIMNRGDRAKMHGEIELIGVEAEEFKNVHYKRIQALEEIRKLIPSMSRNDLCICGSGKKYKKCHGFGL, encoded by the coding sequence ATGATTCTTACACCAAACACGCCGTTATTAATATCAGACGCTATCCTTGGTTTCTGTAGGAAGATTGTTCCTGGTGAAGAGCCGATCTATGTAGATGTAAGGCCAGTAAAGGATGGGGAACGGATGGACTGCTTCCCGATTGTTGAAAAGTGGATTGAGAAGAAAGGAGGTTGCGCGGCATATGGTTGGCTGATTTGGGAGTTGCCCACTGTCTATGTGGAGGCTGAATTCCATTCAATGTGGGAAAGCGAGGATGGCACTCTACTTGATTTAACTCCAAAAATATTCGGATGCAATACCGTTTTATTTCTACGAGACAGAAATATGCGATATGAAAACAAGCAAACTGATAATATCCGTTTAGCTCTTATGGATCACGCGGCTGTACATACTTTATTAGCAATGGCGGCACGAGAATTTGAGATTATGAATCGAGGCGATAGGGCGAAAATGCATGGGGAGATAGAACTAATTGGTGTAGAAGCTGAAGAGTTTAAAAACGTACACTACAAGCGAATCCAGGCCCTTGAGGAAATAAGAAAGCTTATACCGAGTATGAGTCGGAACGATCTTTGTATCTGCGGGAGTGGGAAGAAATACAAGAAGTGCCACGGTTTTGGCTTATAG
- a CDS encoding Mrr restriction system protein, which translates to MASRVIHAALTILKDNGGELPGKEVLAEIEKRVELDEWAKATYEKSGYTRWKSILHFFSIDCIKAGFLIKKKGVWYVTPEGVAALKLGPKGLLEAANTAYRKWKAESRGTESTEGEEPSDGEQSQEATIHEIEQLAIEGLKHQINQKNPYEFQELVAALLRGMGYYTPFVAPQGKDGGIDVIAYRDPLGTTTPRIKVQIKHRENSSSVHEIRQLMGLLQKDGDVGIFVASGGFTAESKSTARGSHVHVELIDLDRLISLWQEFYFKLSDEDKNLLPLLPIYFYAPSS; encoded by the coding sequence TTGGCATCTCGAGTAATTCACGCAGCGCTGACCATTCTGAAGGACAACGGTGGCGAGCTTCCCGGGAAGGAAGTACTGGCGGAGATCGAGAAGCGTGTAGAGCTTGATGAATGGGCCAAGGCGACGTACGAAAAATCCGGCTATACGCGTTGGAAGTCGATTCTTCATTTTTTCAGCATCGATTGTATCAAAGCGGGCTTCCTGATCAAAAAAAAGGGCGTGTGGTACGTTACTCCCGAAGGCGTGGCCGCATTGAAGCTTGGCCCCAAAGGTCTGCTTGAGGCGGCAAATACGGCGTACAGGAAGTGGAAGGCGGAGAGTCGTGGCACGGAATCCACAGAGGGTGAGGAACCCTCCGATGGCGAGCAAAGCCAGGAAGCCACGATTCATGAAATCGAACAGTTGGCCATCGAGGGATTGAAGCATCAGATCAACCAGAAGAACCCCTACGAATTCCAGGAGCTCGTCGCGGCGTTACTAAGAGGAATGGGGTATTACACGCCGTTTGTTGCACCGCAGGGGAAGGACGGTGGAATCGATGTGATCGCGTACCGTGATCCGCTTGGAACGACGACACCGCGGATCAAGGTGCAAATCAAGCATCGAGAAAACTCTTCGAGCGTTCACGAAATCCGGCAACTCATGGGGTTACTGCAAAAGGATGGTGACGTTGGAATTTTCGTAGCGAGCGGCGGTTTCACTGCGGAGTCCAAAAGTACGGCGCGCGGTTCCCATGTGCATGTCGAGCTCATCGATCTCGATCGGCTGATCTCACTCTGGCAGGAATTTTACTTCAAGTTATCCGATGAAGACAAGAACCTGTTGCCGCTGCTGCCTATCTACTTCTATGCGCCGTCGAGCTGA
- a CDS encoding AIPR family protein produces MNLNASIIDQRLSGLMDEIRERAQQELRINDETRLKSLAFVYLCVQTMLDLDLDETFDCLTEGGGDFGVDAMHLTEAVDGEFAVTLFQAKYKTNLEGTSNFEAKGIDDLINAVRYIFDPSATLGAINERLEVKVEAARSLIRDGAIPRVRIVACNNGLKWNENAQNAILRSGLGDQVTWEHVNHDVLVNVIQSSKPVDELLRLTGDAVFEDMKFSRVCIGRIPVTEVADLMRKHGERLLERNVRRYLGLHGNRVNLGIRDTLVSQTPANFYFFNNGLTFVCSDFSYNALQQSDYQVKVENLQIVNGGQTCMTILKTLTEMQRKNLALPEQASVLVRIYKLPKDDQDIVLQITHATNSQNPVDLKDLHSNDERQRQLEASIESLGFSYRRKRTESASKPTDITSGTAAEAILAVWRHAPHQAKFLTREHFGKLYPAIFTDTLNGAQAIVAVLLYRIAENHRRRPTADDPLFVRYASCFIAMRMGMRLLTDLNLTLEGLDHRNFPMAETLIEQRGEEYFRASVTDVEMALRSLYGERDDISMQQLSATFRRGDLIERLNTLEV; encoded by the coding sequence ATGAATCTCAACGCGTCAATCATTGATCAAAGGCTGTCCGGACTCATGGATGAGATCAGGGAACGGGCACAGCAGGAGCTGCGCATCAATGACGAGACCAGGCTGAAGTCCCTGGCCTTCGTGTACTTGTGCGTGCAGACAATGCTCGATCTTGATCTGGATGAGACTTTCGATTGCCTTACAGAGGGTGGGGGAGATTTCGGCGTGGATGCCATGCATCTTACAGAGGCGGTGGATGGCGAATTTGCGGTAACACTTTTTCAGGCGAAGTACAAGACAAACCTCGAGGGTACATCCAATTTCGAAGCGAAAGGCATTGACGACCTCATCAACGCTGTCCGATACATTTTCGACCCGTCCGCTACACTTGGCGCTATCAACGAGCGGCTGGAAGTAAAGGTGGAAGCAGCGCGCTCGCTGATCCGCGATGGCGCGATTCCGAGGGTACGCATTGTTGCCTGCAACAATGGCCTGAAATGGAATGAGAACGCTCAAAACGCTATCCTGAGAAGTGGACTTGGCGATCAGGTCACCTGGGAGCATGTAAACCACGACGTGCTTGTGAACGTGATCCAGAGCAGTAAGCCGGTTGATGAATTGTTGCGTCTCACCGGAGATGCCGTGTTCGAGGACATGAAATTCAGCCGTGTATGCATCGGACGCATCCCGGTCACGGAAGTGGCGGACCTCATGCGCAAGCATGGCGAGCGCTTACTGGAGAGGAACGTCCGTCGTTATCTCGGTCTGCATGGCAATCGGGTAAACCTGGGCATACGTGATACACTTGTATCCCAGACACCTGCCAACTTCTATTTCTTCAACAATGGGTTGACCTTCGTCTGCAGTGACTTTTCCTACAACGCCTTGCAGCAAAGCGATTATCAGGTCAAGGTGGAAAACCTCCAGATCGTGAACGGTGGCCAAACCTGTATGACGATTTTGAAAACGCTGACTGAGATGCAGCGTAAGAACCTCGCGCTTCCCGAGCAGGCGTCGGTGCTTGTGCGCATATACAAGCTGCCGAAAGATGATCAGGACATCGTGCTTCAGATCACCCATGCAACCAACAGCCAGAATCCTGTCGATCTGAAAGACCTTCATTCAAACGATGAACGGCAACGGCAATTGGAAGCAAGTATCGAATCGCTCGGCTTTTCCTACCGCAGGAAGCGTACGGAATCTGCTTCGAAGCCTACTGATATTACCTCCGGTACAGCCGCCGAGGCGATATTGGCTGTATGGAGGCATGCCCCGCATCAGGCAAAATTCCTCACGCGCGAGCATTTTGGAAAACTCTATCCCGCAATCTTCACCGACACTCTCAATGGCGCCCAAGCCATCGTTGCTGTGTTGTTATATCGCATTGCAGAGAATCACCGCCGCAGACCGACTGCTGATGATCCCTTGTTTGTCAGATACGCTTCCTGTTTCATAGCCATGCGCATGGGCATGCGACTGCTTACGGATTTGAATCTCACACTTGAAGGCCTCGACCACCGCAACTTCCCGATGGCGGAAACACTCATCGAACAACGCGGCGAGGAGTATTTCCGGGCCTCGGTCACGGATGTGGAAATGGCCCTGCGCTCCCTCTACGGCGAGCGCGATGATATTTCCATGCAGCAGCTCTCGGCAACCTTCCGACGCGGCGATCTGATCGAAAGACTGAATACCCTGGAGGTTTGA
- a CDS encoding sigma 54-interacting transcriptional regulator, producing MTNDRQVITVWVHHHGGSGTEPLMEQLTSRGIRLVERSPETERFGGLFIVDAIDTQALELLRAYSKGGRSRVFALGMGGELLRSEHLWAVLASGASDAGNWNSGLLKAEDLTERFRRWEDIETILRSPLVANNLVGSCSCWHMFLRRVIEAACYSCSSILLSGQSGTGKELLARLIHTLDRREDKGELIVLDCTTIQAELSGSEFFGHEKGSFTGAISRRDGAFALADKGTLFLDEISELPLPLQAKLLRVIQEGSYKRIGGNTWHETNFRLLCATNRDLDLLMEEGLFRRDLYYRIATWTANVPPLSDRREDIPELVRYFARQLCADGKDVCLDAPVEQYLFERVYHGNVRELRQVISRIMLRHVGGGAVTVGTLDPDDVPRGDAKHTSGTTGGLEDSVRQLLVKGTGLKEIGKMAENAALSIVLDEENGRLGDAAMRLGLTRRALELRRAGNGQRKPFKKNGGP from the coding sequence ATGACGAACGACCGGCAGGTTATCACCGTGTGGGTGCATCATCACGGTGGTTCAGGTACTGAACCATTGATGGAGCAGCTTACCAGCCGAGGGATACGGCTGGTCGAGCGCAGCCCTGAAACGGAGAGATTCGGCGGATTGTTCATCGTGGACGCGATCGACACGCAGGCGCTGGAACTCCTGCGCGCGTACTCGAAGGGCGGGCGTTCCCGCGTGTTCGCGCTCGGTATGGGCGGCGAGCTGCTTCGAAGCGAACATCTATGGGCCGTGCTTGCCTCCGGTGCTTCCGATGCCGGCAATTGGAATTCCGGTCTGCTAAAAGCGGAGGACCTGACGGAGCGCTTCCGCCGATGGGAGGACATCGAAACGATACTCCGATCGCCACTCGTCGCGAATAATCTCGTTGGTTCCTGTTCCTGTTGGCACATGTTCCTCCGTAGGGTTATCGAAGCAGCCTGCTATTCATGTTCCTCTATATTACTATCCGGCCAGAGCGGAACCGGGAAGGAACTGCTGGCGAGACTCATTCATACGCTCGACAGAAGAGAGGACAAAGGTGAACTTATCGTTCTTGATTGCACAACGATACAAGCCGAATTGTCAGGGAGCGAGTTTTTCGGGCATGAGAAAGGATCATTCACCGGCGCGATCTCGCGCAGAGACGGCGCGTTCGCGCTGGCCGATAAAGGGACCCTGTTTCTCGACGAAATCAGCGAATTACCGCTCCCCTTGCAGGCCAAATTGCTCCGCGTAATTCAGGAGGGATCATACAAACGCATCGGGGGGAATACTTGGCATGAGACGAATTTTCGACTTCTCTGCGCGACGAACCGGGATCTCGATCTTCTCATGGAGGAAGGTTTATTCCGGCGCGACCTCTATTACCGTATAGCCACCTGGACGGCAAACGTACCGCCTCTTTCTGATCGACGCGAGGACATACCGGAGTTGGTCAGGTACTTCGCACGTCAGCTCTGTGCTGACGGGAAGGATGTCTGTCTCGATGCGCCTGTCGAGCAGTACCTGTTCGAGCGCGTCTACCATGGCAACGTACGAGAACTGCGTCAGGTGATATCCCGCATCATGCTACGGCATGTCGGGGGCGGAGCGGTAACCGTCGGCACTCTCGATCCGGATGACGTACCGCGCGGCGACGCGAAACATACCAGCGGTACAACCGGCGGACTGGAAGATTCCGTGCGCCAGCTTCTCGTAAAAGGCACCGGGCTGAAGGAGATCGGGAAAATGGCTGAAAATGCCGCGTTGTCTATAGTTCTCGACGAAGAAAACGGCCGCCTTGGAGATGCAGCGATGCGGCTTGGCCTTACGCGTCGCGCTCTGGAGTTACGAAGGGCGGGAAACGGCCAAAGAAAACCGTTTAAAAAGAATGGAGGGCCTTGA
- a CDS encoding amidohydrolase yields MIIDCHCHVGKGDGLTGPWDSTADIRTYLRRASRAGIHRTVLFATFHSDYAEANRYVGRVVLSRPDRFYGFAFVHPDRDRGRVYHMVTVAVREYGFVGIKVHRNDGGISREICEVAQAYNLPILYDVMGEVAHIELLATEYPKVLFIIPHLGSFADDWKAQRSFLDQLERHPNIYTDTSGVRRFDLLVEAVRRCGVRKILFGSDGPWLHPAVELAKIRALELSAADEHWILSGNFLSLISRVRRHAPQSGSLQVHWNSATLELQNPWLHGRRYLSCGGERLKALHSF; encoded by the coding sequence ATGATCATCGATTGCCACTGCCACGTCGGAAAAGGTGACGGCCTGACAGGGCCTTGGGATTCCACTGCGGATATCCGTACCTATCTCCGGCGCGCTTCACGGGCGGGGATTCACAGAACGGTACTTTTCGCGACATTCCATTCGGACTACGCGGAGGCAAACAGATATGTCGGGCGTGTTGTCCTGAGCCGACCGGATCGATTCTACGGATTTGCATTCGTCCATCCCGATCGGGACAGGGGTAGGGTGTATCACATGGTCACGGTTGCGGTCCGGGAATATGGTTTTGTGGGAATCAAAGTCCACCGCAATGACGGAGGAATATCGCGTGAAATATGCGAGGTGGCGCAGGCGTACAATTTGCCAATCCTGTACGATGTGATGGGGGAGGTTGCGCACATCGAACTGCTGGCTACAGAATATCCGAAGGTTTTATTTATCATCCCCCATCTCGGGAGCTTCGCTGACGATTGGAAGGCCCAACGGTCATTTCTGGATCAGCTGGAGCGTCATCCGAACATCTATACGGACACTTCCGGCGTTCGGCGCTTCGACCTGCTCGTGGAAGCGGTGCGGAGATGCGGTGTAAGAAAAATACTCTTCGGGTCCGATGGGCCCTGGTTGCATCCGGCCGTGGAGCTTGCGAAGATTCGTGCGCTGGAGTTGTCGGCAGCTGATGAACATTGGATACTGAGCGGAAACTTCCTCAGCCTCATATCCCGTGTCCGGAGGCACGCTCCGCAGTCAGGGTCTCTGCAAGTCCATTGGAATTCCGCGACCCTGGAACTGCAGAATCCCTGGTTGCATGGCCGGAGGTACCTATCCTGTGGCGGAGAACGTCTCAAGGCCCTCCATTCTTTTTAA